A genomic segment from Streptomyces sp. NBC_00459 encodes:
- a CDS encoding protein kinase domain-containing protein, protein MPPEHRSRTEEMAYAAAGMEPPPVVPLRRNDPRQAGPYRLESLLGSGGMGRVYLGRDVTGGTGPAAVKVIRPEYAEDPLFRKRFEREVGALDSIQGAHIVRLLGSGCDEDLVWVATEYIPGPTLSDVVNARGPIDPAAAWRLLADVGRAIEAIWQAGHVHRDLKPSNVILGADGARVIDFGVVQAPDGTTITATGQNVGTPAYMSPEQARGREVTAASDVFSLASTLTYAVTGHAPFGEGTGVDVLFGVAFEPPREEILDQVAAVDAELAAFIRTCLDKDPERRPLPETVFRTAIGQQLSAPSPARTSRPRPKGLPEAPPPAAEPTTTATPATPARRGSRRRVTAVAVAAAVVLAAGGITLALLGQDDDRTPTAAAPDTGTGTAPVAEPPTSPPTAQSASATPRNAAAPTTPSKPVDRTPEQESSPTTDQNPATLDLRSATCAAELAPGADGDCVESLQLLLGGHGLYVTVDGRFGQETLAAVRAFQTEAGVAVDGRVGAQTKEALYATARGQVRTGSLTVVENNGALVARCLDARDSPTVGVWTCRGTSTQKWALYRVPGPAATYLVVNQGTHRCLDADAGTSSANGQKIGARACDGLSAQHWRLGDAGENDGQTLVSIPNGYCLDAEAATSGQEGRAVQGWSCAANSNQAWSWS, encoded by the coding sequence CGTGAAGGTGATCCGCCCCGAGTACGCGGAGGACCCGCTCTTCCGCAAGCGTTTCGAGCGGGAGGTCGGCGCGCTGGACAGCATCCAGGGCGCGCACATCGTGCGGCTGCTGGGCAGCGGCTGTGACGAGGACCTGGTCTGGGTCGCCACCGAGTACATACCGGGGCCCACGCTCTCCGACGTCGTCAACGCGCGCGGGCCGATCGATCCGGCGGCGGCCTGGCGGCTGCTGGCCGACGTGGGGCGCGCGATCGAGGCCATCTGGCAGGCGGGGCACGTCCATCGCGATCTCAAGCCGTCCAACGTGATCCTGGGCGCCGACGGTGCCCGCGTCATCGACTTCGGCGTCGTCCAGGCCCCCGACGGCACCACGATCACCGCCACGGGCCAGAACGTCGGCACCCCCGCCTACATGTCCCCGGAGCAGGCCAGGGGCCGCGAGGTGACCGCCGCCTCCGACGTCTTCTCGCTGGCCTCGACCCTGACGTACGCCGTCACGGGGCACGCGCCGTTCGGTGAGGGGACGGGCGTGGACGTCCTGTTCGGGGTGGCCTTCGAGCCGCCCCGCGAGGAGATCCTCGACCAGGTGGCGGCCGTCGACGCGGAACTGGCCGCGTTCATCCGCACCTGCCTGGACAAGGATCCGGAGCGGCGCCCCCTGCCGGAGACCGTGTTCAGGACGGCCATCGGGCAGCAGCTGTCGGCGCCGTCGCCCGCCCGCACGAGTCGGCCCCGGCCGAAGGGCCTGCCCGAGGCGCCGCCCCCGGCCGCCGAACCCACCACGACCGCAACGCCCGCCACACCCGCGAGGCGCGGAAGTCGCAGGAGAGTGACGGCAGTTGCCGTCGCCGCGGCAGTCGTCCTGGCCGCCGGAGGCATCACCCTGGCACTCCTGGGACAGGACGACGACCGGACACCGACCGCCGCCGCTCCCGACACCGGCACCGGCACGGCGCCGGTCGCGGAGCCGCCGACATCCCCGCCCACGGCGCAGTCCGCGTCCGCCACCCCGCGCAACGCGGCTGCGCCCACCACTCCCTCGAAGCCGGTCGACCGAACACCGGAGCAGGAGTCGAGCCCTACGACCGACCAGAACCCCGCGACGCTGGACCTCCGGTCCGCCACGTGCGCCGCGGAACTCGCGCCGGGAGCCGACGGCGACTGCGTCGAGAGCCTGCAACTCCTCCTCGGCGGCCACGGCCTGTACGTCACGGTGGACGGCCGGTTCGGGCAGGAGACCCTCGCCGCGGTGAGGGCCTTCCAGACCGAGGCAGGGGTCGCCGTGGACGGCAGGGTCGGCGCCCAGACCAAGGAGGCCCTGTACGCCACGGCCCGCGGACAGGTCCGCACCGGTTCACTGACGGTTGTCGAGAACAACGGCGCCCTGGTCGCCAGATGCCTCGATGCCCGCGACAGCCCGACCGTCGGGGTGTGGACATGCAGGGGCACGTCCACCCAGAAGTGGGCCCTGTACCGCGTGCCCGGTCCGGCCGCCACGTACCTCGTCGTCAACCAGGGCACCCACCGCTGCCTGGACGCCGACGCGGGCACCAGTTCCGCGAACGGCCAGAAGATCGGCGCCAGAGCCTGCGACGGTCTGAGCGCCCAGCACTGGCGGCTCGGCGACGCCGGCGAGAACGACGGCCAGACACTCGTGAGCATCCCGAACGGCTACTGCCTGGACGCGGAGGCCGCCACCTCGGGCCAGGAGGGCCGGGCGGTGCAGGGCTGGAGCTGCGCGGCCAACAGCAACCAGGCGTGGAGCTGGTCCTGA
- the glgP gene encoding alpha-glucan family phosphorylase: MKAIRRFTVRPVLPEPLRPLSDLARNLRWSWHAETRELFQSVDPERWTDSECDPVRLLGSLSPERLTELAEDHRFLRRLTEAADDLHDYVTGTRWYQTQAQTQGQGGELPAAVAYFSPEFGITAALPQYSGGLGILAGDHLKSASDLGVPLIGVGLMYRHGYFRQSLSRDGWQQEHYPVLDPNELPVALLKEPDGSAAQVALALPGGRSLRARIWLAQVGRVPLLLLDSDVEENDLGERGVTDRLYGGGSEHRLLQEMLLGIGGVRAVRTYCRLTGHPAPEVFHTNEGHAGFLGLERIAELCDKGLDFDAGLETVRAGTVFTTHTPVPAGIDRFDRELVARHFGSDAELPRIDVERVLSLGMETYPGGEPNLFNMAVMGLRLGRQANGVSLLHGQVSREMFAGLWPGFDPAEVPITSVTNGVHAPTWVAPEVFRLGARQIGVERTEDALTVGGSDRWDAVADIPDQDIWELRRSLREQLVVEVRERLRASWRQRGAGSAELGWIDGVLDPDVLTIGFARRVPSYKRLTLMLRDRDRLLDLLLHPERPIQIVIAGKAHPADDGGKRLIQELVRFADDPRVRHRIVFLPDYGMAMAQKLYPGCDIWLNNPLRPLEACGTSGMKAALNGCLNLSVLDGWWDEWFRPDFGWAIPTADGVAGTDPDHRDDVEAAALYDLLEQRVTPRFYEHGDTGLPDRWIEMVRETLTHLGPKVLAGRMVREYVERLYAPAARAHRTMTPDTARELASWKSRVRAAWHTVTVDHVETSAATAPALTAELGSTLSLRVRVGLGELAPDDVEVQAVSGRVDSQDSITDATTVPLKAVGGPDQEGCWMYEGPLSLHRTGPYGYTVRILPAHRLLASSAEMGLVAVPSEELGEGAGVLMR, translated from the coding sequence GTGAAGGCGATCCGTCGGTTCACCGTCCGTCCCGTTCTCCCCGAGCCCCTCCGGCCGCTCAGTGACCTGGCCCGCAATCTGCGCTGGTCCTGGCATGCGGAGACCCGCGAACTCTTCCAGTCCGTCGACCCCGAGCGCTGGACAGACTCGGAGTGCGACCCCGTACGGCTCCTCGGCAGCCTCTCGCCCGAGCGGCTCACCGAACTCGCCGAGGACCACCGCTTCCTGCGCCGCCTCACCGAGGCGGCCGACGACCTGCACGACTACGTCACCGGCACCCGCTGGTACCAGACGCAGGCGCAGACCCAGGGCCAGGGAGGTGAACTCCCTGCCGCCGTCGCCTACTTCTCACCCGAGTTCGGTATCACGGCAGCCCTGCCGCAGTACTCCGGCGGCCTGGGCATCCTCGCCGGGGACCATCTGAAATCGGCCAGCGATCTGGGCGTACCGCTGATCGGCGTCGGACTCATGTACCGGCACGGCTACTTCCGCCAGTCGCTCTCCCGGGACGGCTGGCAGCAGGAGCACTATCCGGTCCTCGACCCCAACGAACTCCCCGTCGCCCTCCTCAAGGAACCCGACGGCTCCGCGGCCCAGGTCGCCCTGGCCCTGCCCGGCGGCCGGTCGCTGCGGGCCCGGATCTGGCTGGCACAGGTGGGCCGTGTGCCCCTGCTCCTCCTCGACTCGGACGTGGAGGAGAACGACCTCGGCGAACGGGGCGTCACGGACCGGCTGTACGGGGGCGGCAGCGAGCACCGGCTGCTCCAGGAGATGCTGCTCGGCATAGGAGGAGTGCGCGCGGTCCGGACGTACTGCCGCCTCACCGGCCATCCCGCCCCCGAGGTGTTCCACACCAACGAGGGCCACGCGGGCTTCCTCGGCCTGGAGCGGATCGCCGAACTCTGCGACAAGGGGCTGGACTTCGACGCCGGGCTGGAAACGGTCCGCGCCGGGACGGTCTTCACGACGCACACGCCCGTCCCGGCCGGCATCGACCGCTTCGACCGCGAACTGGTCGCCCGCCACTTCGGCTCCGACGCCGAACTCCCGCGCATAGACGTGGAACGCGTCCTGAGCCTGGGCATGGAGACCTACCCTGGCGGCGAGCCGAACCTCTTCAACATGGCCGTGATGGGCCTGCGGTTGGGGCGCCAGGCGAACGGCGTGTCCCTCCTCCACGGCCAGGTGAGCAGGGAGATGTTCGCGGGACTGTGGCCGGGCTTCGACCCGGCCGAGGTCCCGATCACCTCGGTCACCAACGGTGTGCACGCGCCCACTTGGGTCGCCCCGGAGGTGTTCAGACTCGGTGCCCGCCAGATCGGCGTGGAACGCACCGAGGACGCGCTGACGGTCGGCGGCTCGGACCGGTGGGACGCCGTCGCGGACATCCCCGACCAGGACATCTGGGAGCTACGACGGTCCCTGCGCGAGCAGCTGGTGGTGGAGGTACGAGAACGGCTGCGGGCGTCCTGGCGTCAACGCGGCGCGGGCAGCGCGGAGTTGGGCTGGATCGACGGAGTGCTCGACCCGGACGTCCTGACCATCGGATTCGCGCGCCGGGTTCCCTCGTACAAACGCCTGACCCTGATGCTGCGTGACCGCGACCGACTGCTGGATCTGCTCCTCCACCCGGAACGGCCGATCCAGATCGTCATCGCGGGCAAGGCGCACCCGGCGGACGACGGCGGCAAGCGGCTGATCCAGGAGCTGGTGCGCTTCGCGGACGATCCACGCGTCCGCCATCGCATCGTCTTCCTCCCGGACTACGGCATGGCGATGGCGCAGAAGCTGTACCCGGGCTGCGACATCTGGCTCAACAACCCGCTGCGCCCGTTGGAGGCGTGCGGGACGAGCGGTATGAAGGCGGCGCTGAACGGCTGCCTCAACCTCTCGGTCCTGGACGGATGGTGGGACGAATGGTTCCGGCCGGACTTCGGCTGGGCGATCCCCACGGCGGACGGCGTCGCGGGCACCGACCCCGACCACCGTGACGACGTGGAGGCCGCGGCCCTGTACGACCTGCTGGAGCAGCGCGTCACCCCGCGCTTCTACGAGCACGGTGACACCGGCCTGCCCGACCGTTGGATCGAGATGGTCCGCGAGACCCTGACCCACCTGGGCCCGAAGGTCCTGGCCGGCCGGATGGTCCGCGAGTACGTGGAGCGCCTGTACGCCCCCGCGGCCCGTGCCCACCGCACCATGACCCCGGACACGGCAAGGGAGTTGGCGAGCTGGAAGTCCCGGGTCCGCGCCGCCTGGCACACGGTGACGGTCGACCACGTGGAGACCTCGGCGGCGACAGCCCCCGCCCTGACGGCGGAACTGGGGAGCACGCTCTCGCTCCGCGTCCGGGTGGGACTGGGTGAACTGGCTCCGGACGACGTCGAGGTCCAGGCGGTCTCGGGGCGGGTGGACTCGCAGGACAGCATCACCGACGCGACGACGGTGCCGCTGAAGGCGGTCGGCGGGCCGGACCAGGAAGGGTGCTGGATGTACGAAGGGCCGTTGTCGCTGCATCGGACGGGGCCCTACGGCTACACGGTCCGGATTCTGCCGGCGCACCGATTGCTGGCGTCCAGCGCGGAGATGGGGTTGGTGGCGGTGCCTTCGGAAGAGCTGGGGGAGGGGGCCGGCGTTCTGATGCGGTGA